One window of the Leptospira koniambonensis genome contains the following:
- the rplM gene encoding 50S ribosomal protein L13: MPIVSKPHRTPSLKKEQANKAWFVVDAEGKTLGRLASEIATRLRGKHKPTFTPNVDCGDNIIVINAAKVAVTGSKETQKEYFHHSRYPGGMTATTLQNMRVKQPEKILYEAVKGMLPKSKLGAEMLTHFRIFPGTEHNLGAQKPIKLEL; encoded by the coding sequence ATGCCAATCGTATCTAAACCGCATAGAACTCCTTCCTTAAAAAAGGAACAAGCTAATAAAGCTTGGTTCGTAGTCGACGCTGAAGGAAAAACCTTAGGTCGTCTCGCTTCGGAGATAGCAACTAGACTCCGCGGTAAACATAAGCCTACTTTTACTCCAAACGTTGATTGTGGAGATAATATCATTGTTATCAATGCTGCTAAGGTAGCAGTGACTGGAAGTAAAGAAACTCAAAAAGAATATTTCCATCACTCTCGTTATCCAGGTGGTATGACAGCTACTACTCTCCAAAATATGAGAGTAAAACAACCTGAAAAAATCCTGTATGAAGCAGTTAAAGGTATGCTTCCTAAAAGTAAACTCGGTGCTGAAATGTTAACTCATTTCAGAATTTTCCCAGGAACCGAGCATAATCTCGGCGCTCAAAAGCCGATCAAACTGGAACTCTAG